The stretch of DNA CCTTGCGATGGCTGATGTTGCAAGCGCATTAAGAACGCCTTATCCGGTTTAAAAATTTGCTTTACATCGCTTTGGGCCGGTACTGCTGAAGCATTATTCAGCAAGCTAAACGGTCTAGCAGGATCTTTTGCAGCAGCTGGTGCCGATGGCTTCGTCGCCTTCTGCAGCGGCAGTTGCAGTTGCTTTAAGCCCAACCGTAGCGTCTACATTGGTAGTGATGTTTGTCTCATCAGCGCCACCAACAGCGGCATTCAATTGCTGATCTTGTAGACGAACTAATTTTTCTTTGTCAAGAGAAATTTTCTTTTGTGACATGGTATTGAAATTTATAGGTTAAAAAATAAAATGAGAATGCTTGATGTTAGTAGCAGCTTCTTTTACAGCAACTATCATTCACAGGCTCTGGACGATAGATCGTCGCCTCCTCCAAACCGAAAGTCCCATAGTTGGTTTTACAAGAAATTTCACCGCCCATTCCACCGATGGCGGTCTGCATTTGTTGTGCTTGAAGACGAAGCAAGGTTTCTTTGTTAAGGGAAAGCTTTTTAAAACTTTTCATCGGTATTTTCTTTTTTTATGAAAAATAGTTCCACTGCTACTATCCATGTAGGTAGTAGTGCTTTATAGCCGTATTCACAAGCAAAATTTGCCCGTATTTTTGTTGTTATTTCAGCGCTTAAAAAGTATCCAATTCGCAGAATGGATAGATTTCTTTTAAGACTTGGTTGAGTAGTTCATCGGGGCTAGTGCTTTTCAGCAGGCTATTATTATGATGCAGGACACAAGAAAGATAAGAGGCTATTTCGCCATCCATCGATACGACTCGATTGGTCATCAGTCCCGTTTCTCCTTTTACCTGTTCATATTGCTGAAACCACAAATTATATACTTTCAATAACTGCTTGGATCGTCCATCTTCCCGTTGAATCACAAAAAAACCGATCCGGTCATCTACCGAAACAAACTCGGCAATCGTATTCATCAGGGTAAAAGGAATGCGTCGATCCCGCCCTTTGTATTTCGTCTCCACCACTTCAAAATAAATCTCGAATAGGTTCAAGTCGAAATCCGTATACATAGGCATCAAGTCCTTCTGCCAGTATGGATAAAACCCAATTTCATAGGTGTTCCCATAATTGGAAGTGAAAAAAAATTCATTTGGGCCATATTGCTGAAGCGGATATGGCGTTAACATGGCTTTTGTATATTCTTCCATGATTGCAGGATTTTAAATCAAGAAAACACGACCCTATAATGTCGTTCCACCTTTTCAATGGTATAAATACCGGGAGATATCGTGTGATTAAATCCAAGTACTTCCGTAATAAAAGTGGGAAGTTCAACCGCTTCCAGCATCGTGAAAACACCTTTAGAGAAATGCTGCCGAATGGTTTGCTCAGACATACTCGCGATACGAAAATTAATAACAAGATCATTTGGCTCCCGAAACTGAATACTTGCCTGAGCAAAAGAAATAGCCTCTTGCCCCTTCATTTTTCCAACGGGCTCAATTCTGCAAATACCATGAAACATACACTTACGACTAGGCATGCCCAGGATGATATCCGCTTCAAGGGTTTCGGCCATTCGTGGCAAAAGGTTATCTGATGCCGTACTGTTTTCCCCTTGAATGCTACCCCGTCGGGCCAAGCGCCTAAGCTTGGTAAGGAAACCAAAGGGGAAGACGAGGTCGGACGCTGGCAATGGGGAAATGCTCGGGCTTCCTGAGGCATATGGTT from Saprospiraceae bacterium encodes:
- a CDS encoding class I lanthipeptide, with product MKSFKKLSLNKETLLRLQAQQMQTAIGGMGGEISCKTNYGTFGLEEATIYRPEPVNDSCCKRSCY
- a CDS encoding class I lanthipeptide, producing MSQKKISLDKEKLVRLQDQQLNAAVGGADETNITTNVDATVGLKATATAAAEGDEAIGTSCCKRSC